A window of the Dictyostelium discoideum AX4 chromosome 4 chromosome, whole genome shotgun sequence genome harbors these coding sequences:
- the tagB gene encoding ABC transporter B family protein gives MKFQFSSPSKIFLFSSVILILIFIGIKFELLEDTNSNRNDKFNNIINRFINYNIDDSIYKNKQQQQQFSNKIYSNEKKILLKNKIIDTTIKPSININNNNNNNNKLNNNNNNNNNNNNNNNNNNNNNNNNNNNNYYNSIEYYSSFVSRLLKSNDDDGIYYDDYQSKYKKNHYIVQFKDRINDETREQLKEFLIGTDITILKEQPFKSHIVHYIPHDSFLVFMTKEQSVLLSSKEWISWIGEHEPSNKIHLNYHEKSIGYPVYIILSGSTNSLIQRWENTLNSILTSYNSKVKLTLINQKKLKSIVYCNDESPSSSSSSSCSLIGSEKIVYKWISEQSESNYIERSEKLQTANRLSPTVIFGTKDKLVNNDRIDIPLRGKGQILSIADTGLDGSHCFFSDSKYPIPFNQVNENHRKVVTYITYHDNEDYVNGHGTHVCGSAAGTPEDSSWAISSFSGLATDAKIAFYDLSSGSSEPTPPEDYSQMYKPLYDAGARVHGDSWGSVSLQGYYGGYSDDAGGIDAFLYEYPEFSILRAAGNNELFASLLAQATAKNAITVGAEQTAHVNYVSDALEYYDFSDNANFQRPCLFDKKYCNYTTAKCCSEVSNVKGLQLCCPASIKQNASDSFTTQPQFYNENNMGSFSSKGPTHDGRLKPDIVAPGEYITSARSNGENSTDQCGDGSLPNANGLMSISGTSMATPLATAATTILRQYLVDGYFPTGESVEENKLLPTGSLLKALMINNAQLLNGTYFWSASSTNPSNAIFEQINGANLIQGWGALRMNNWLYVKSSNPTPPSRWIGIGGLGKNQKATEWKEDSLSSGLNKSYCFTYKPSSSSSGSGGGGGTPRIVATLVWTDPPSYSGAKFNLVNNLDLLLLNSDDDSIITIGNSGGSLQPAGKVAQPDTLNNVEGIIINPTKAMNYKFTIAGTNVPIGPQKFSFVFHGENGQFDWADSCPQCVDGVQFPCLITNGIGIQSCGSDLLWTKCIVQSCNEGYNYNSLKNTCDKFLSYNYIIIIVAGGTMVLIILLLMWIKYQEYKESKRDSFRRFDDGTGIFVRPKDKDAKVTPPDLYNLVSPFIIELTIATACSLVATAASILQPFYIGNIVNNIPTTKSIGEFKSDFIIIFILAFIEFLFTNVGSWISGIVNEKMVMRLQNKVFRALIAQDMGFFQRNNSALLMNVLIVDTPMLRSALTGILLSIATGVCKLVGSLVFIFTISWKLSLAFFAAVPILGLVTQIQSQFTKRLTRQLLFHNSKASQHGTESLTNMHVVTNYCKQEKEMVKYSDQLMNVFITARKLIITNTFAGTGKWLLIESLTFVILYFSAYLVIQKQFTVGLMISFSLYIGYVVDASSSLFGVYVSYIQCLASATRVFMILRSAPRKRTTLEEEEADRLAGLSGGGGGGGDNGDDKKDKQNIENGKDVLPSNIITPIDNVENSNGKQDDPNNNNNNIGNLDYSEQLDGVSTVADSTVGLTKRELKKQKEKEQKEYFKQTGISVAETPTFLPSSYTELTECRGEIEFKNVSFRYPTRPDVQVLHNINMKFEAGKCYGLVGPSGSGKSTTLELISKFYPLHGETGGKIYMDGIDIAKIRPNNLRSFVTNVHQHPFLFDATIGENIGYAIDNPTQEDIIEAAKLAYAHEFINDLPKKYDTQIGEAGNLSGGQKKRIAVARAICAKRKIMLLDEITAELDPESEEAITQSIKVLTQGHTVVMVAHKVAAVRDCDKIFVLEKGYLVEEGTHDELMANKGKYYRMFSEDKDDTPLQNNNNNKNNNNNNNNNEPSSSSTPPNDQPTPPPQEQQEQKNDQPPPPPPQEQQEQQEQQQQQQQEQQQQQQQQQQQQQQQQQQQQQQQQQQQQQQQQQNDQPPNDYDQVPPPPPLPSESPSPPTGNNDGQPLVQMDEENDEER, from the coding sequence atgaaatttcaattttcatCGCCCAGTAAAATATTTCTGTTTTCAAGTGtaattttgatattaatatttataggAATAAAATTTGAACTACTTGAAGATACAAATAGCAACagaaatgataaatttaataatataattaatagatttataaattataatatcgATGActcaatttataaaaacaaacaacaacaacaacaattttcaaataaaatttattcaaatgaaaagaaaattttattaaaaaataaaataattgatacaacaattaaaccttcaataaatattaataataataataataataataataaattaaataataataataataataataataataataataataataataataataataataataataataataataataataataataattattataatagtaTTGAATATTATTCATCATTCGTATcaagattattaaaatcaaatgatgatgatggtattTATTATGATGACTATcaatcaaaatataaaaagaatCATTATATAGTTCAATTTAAAGATCGTATAAATGATGAAACTAGAGAACAATTGAaggaatttttaattggtactgatataacaatattaaaagaacaaCCATTTAAATCACATATAGTTCACTATATACCACATGATAGTTTCTTAGTATTTATGACTAAAGAGCAAAGTGTATTATTATCAAGTAAAGAATGGATATCATGGATTGGTGAACATGAaccatcaaataaaatacatttaaattatcatgaAAAGTCAATTGGATATCCggtttatattatattaagtggttcaacaaattcattaattcaaAGATGGGAGAAtacattaaattcaattttaacatcatataattcaaaagttaaattaacattaattaatcaaaagaaattaaaatcaattgtatATTGTAATGAtgaatcaccatcatcatcatcatcatcgtcatgtTCATTAATTGGTTCTGAGAAAATTGTATATAAATGGATTTCAGAACAAAGTGAAAGTAATTATATTGAAAGATCAGAGAAATTACAAACTGCAAATAGATTATCACCAACTGTAATTTTCGGCACAAAAGATAAATTGGTTAATAATGATAGAATTGATATTCCATTAAGAGGTAAAGGTCAGATATTGAGTATTGCTGATACTGGTTTAGATGGTAGCCATTGTTTCTTTTCAGATTCAAAGTATCCAATACCATTTAATCAAGTGAATGAAAATCATAGAAAAGTTGTAACTTATATTACTTACCATGACAATGAAGATTATGTAAATGGTCATGGTACACATGTTTGTGGCTCTGCAGCAGGTACTCCAGAGGATTCTTCATGGGCTATTTCATCATTTAGTGGTCTTGCAACTGACGCAAAGATTGCATTTTATGATCTTTCATCTGGAAGTTCTGAACCAACACCACCCGAAGATTACAGTCAAATGTACAAACCATTATATGATGCAGGTGCAAGAGTACATGGTGATTCTTGGGGTTCTGTATCTTTGCAAGGTTATTATGGTGGTTATTCCGATGATGCTGGTGGTATTGATGCATTCCTCTATGAGTACCCAGAATTCTCTATACTAAGAGCTGCTGGTAATAACGAGCTATTTGCATCTTTATTAGCTCAAGCAACAGCTAAAAATGCAATTACAGTTGGTGCTGAGCAAACAGCTCATGTAAATTATGTGTCAGATGCATTGGAATATTATGATTTCTCAGATAATGCTAATTTTCAAAGACCATGTTTATTCGATAAGAAGTATTGTAATTATACGACCGCTAAATGTTGCTCAGAGGTTTCAAATGTTAAAGGTTTACAATTATGTTGTCCAGCATCTATTAAACAAAATGCATCGGATTCATTCACAACACAACCTCAAttttataatgaaaataatatggGATCATTCTCATCAAAGGGTCCAACACATGATGGTAGATTGAAACCTGATATAGTTGCACCTGGTGAATATATTACATCGGCAAGATCAAATGGTGAGAATTCAACAGACCAATGTGGTGATGGTTCTTTACCAAATGCAAATGGTCTAATGTCAATATCTGGTACATCAATGGCAACACCATTggcaacagcagcaacaacaattcTTAGACAATATTTAGTTGATGGTTATTTCCCAACTGGCGAATCTGTCGAAGAGAATAAACTACTACCAACTGgatcattattaaaagcattaatgattaataatgctcaattattaaatggtaCTTATTTTTGGAGTGCATCAAGTACAAATCCATCAAACGCAATATTTGAACAAATTAATGGCgcaaatttaattcaaggTTGGGGTGCACTTAGAATGAATAATTGGTTATATGTTAAATCATCAAATccaacaccaccatcaaGATGGATTGGTATCGGTGGTTTAggtaaaaatcaaaaagcaACTGAATGGAAAGAAGATAGTTTATCAAgtggtttaaataaatcatattGTTTCACATAtaaaccatcatcatcatcatcaggtagtggtggtggtggtggtacacCAAGAATTGTTGCAACATTAGTTTGGACAGATCCACCGTCATATTCTGGtgcaaaatttaatttagtaaataatttagatttattattattaaatagtgatgatgattcaaTAATTACAATTGGTAATTCTGGTGGATCATTACAACCAGCAGGAAAGGTAGCACAACCTGATACATTGAATAATGTTGAGggtataattattaatccAACCAAAGCAatgaattataaatttacaatCGCAGGAACCAATGTACCAATTGGACCACAAAAGTTTTCATTTGTATTCCATGGTGAAAATGGTCAATTTGATTGGGCTGATAGTTGTCCACAATGTGTTGATGGTGTTCAATTTCCTTGTTTAATTACAAATGGAATTGGTATCCAGTCATGTGGATCCGATCTACTTTGGACAAAATGTATTGTACAATCTTGTAATGAAGgctataattataattcacTCAAGAATACTTGTGATAAATTCTTATCATAcaattatattatcattatcgtTGCAGGTGGTACTATGGTATTGATTATACTATTACTAATGTGGATAAAGTATCAAGAATATAAAGAGAGTAAAAGGGATAGTTTCCGTAGATTCGATGATGGTACAGGTATTTTCGTTAGACCAAAGGATAAAGATGCAAAAGTTACGCCCCCTGATCTTTATAATTTAGTTTCACCATTCATTATCGAATTAACAATTGCCACAGCATGTTCATTGGTCGCAACAGCAGCAAGTATCTTACAGCCATTCTATATTGGTAATATTGTAAACAACATCCCAACAACTAAAAGCATTGGTGAATTTAAGAgtgatttcattattatcttcatATTGGCAttcattgaatttttatttacaaatgttGGTTCATGGATATCTGGTATTGTAAATGAAAAGATGGTAATGAGATTACAAAATAAAGTATTCCGTGCATTGATTGCTCAAGATATGGGATTTTTCCAAAGAAATAATTCAGCATTGTTAATGAATGTTTTAATCGTTGATACACCAATGTTAAGATCGGCACTCACTGGTATACTATTATCAATTGCAACTGGTGTTTGTAAATTAGTTGGTAGTTTAGTATTCATTTTCACAATTTCATGGAAACTTTCATTGGCATTCTTTGCAGCCGTACCAATTTTAGGTTTAGTAACTCAAATTCAATCACAATTCACTAAAAGATTAACTCGTCAATTATTATTCCATAATTCAAAAGCATCACAACATGGTACTGAGTCATTAACAAATATGCATGTAGTTACCAACTATTGTAAACAAGAGAAAGAAATGGTTAAATATTCAGATCAATTGATGAATGTTTTCATTACTGCTAGAAAATTAATCATTACAAATACATTTGCTGGAACTGGTAAATGGTTATTAATAGAATCATTAACATTTGTCATTCTTTATTTCTCTGCTTATTTAGtaattcaaaaacaattcaCCGTTGGTTTAATGATTTCATTCTCTTTATACATTGGTTATGTTGTTGATGCTTCAAGTTCTCTATTTGGTGTTTATGTTAGTTATATTCAATGTTTAGCTTCTGCAACTAGAGTTTTCATGATTTTAAGATCTGCAccaagaaaaagaacaactttagaagaagaagaagctGATAGATTAGCTGGTTtaagtggtggtggtggtggtggtggtgataatggtgatgataaaaaagataaacaaaatattgaaaatggtaaagATGTTTTAccttcaaatattattacaccaattgataatgttgaaaatagtaatggtaaaCAAGatgatccaaataataataataacaatattggTAATCTTGATTATAGTGAACAATTAGATGGTGTTTCAACAGTTGCTGATAGTACAGTTGGTTTAACTAAaagagaattaaaaaaacaaaaagaaaaagaacaaaaagaatATTTCAAACAAACTGGTATTTCAGTTGCTGAAACTCCAACATTTTTACCATCAAGTTATACAGAGTTAACAGAATGTAGaggtgaaattgaatttaagaATGTATCATTCCGTTATCCAACTAGACCAGATGTACAAGTTTTACATAATATCAATATGAAATTTGAAGCTGGTAAATGCTATGGTTTGGTTGGTCCTTCAGGTAGTGGTAAATCAACAACATTGGAATTGATTTCAAAATTCTATCCACTTCATGGCGAGACTGGTGGTAAAATTTACATGGATGGTATTGATATTGCAAAAATTAGACCAAACAATCTTAGAAGTTTCGTTACAAACGTTCATCAACATCCTTTCCTATTCGATGCTACGATTGGTGAAAACATTGGTTATGCAATTGATAATCCAACTCAAGAGGATATCATTGAAGCTGCCAAATTGGCATATGCTCATGAATTCATTAATGATTTACCAAAGAAGTATGATACTCAAATTGGAGAAGCTGGTAATTTATCAGGTGGtcaaaagaaaagaattgCAGTAGCTCGTGCAATTTGTGCAAAGAGAAAGATTATGTTATTGGATGAAATCACTGCTGAGTTAGATCCAGAATCTGAAGAAGCCATTACTCAAAGTATTAAAGTTTTAACTCAAGGTCATACCGTTGTAATGGTAGCTCATAAAGTTGCTGCTGTACGTGATTGTGATAAAATCTTTGTTTTAGAGAAAGGTTATTTAGTTGAAGAAGGTACTCATGACGAACTCATGGCAAATAAAGGAAAATATTATAGAATGTTTAGTGAAGATAAAGATGATACTCctttacaaaataataataataataaaaataataataataataataataataatgagcCTTCATCTTCCTCAACACCACCAAATGATCAACCAACACCACCTccacaagaacaacaagaacaaaaaaatgatcaaccaccaccaccacctccacaagaacaacaagaacaacaagaacaacaacaacaacaacaacaagaacaacaacaacaacaacaacaacaacaacaacaacaacaacaacaacaacaacaacaacaacaacaacaacaacaacaacaacaacaacaacaacaacaaaatgacCAACCTCCAAATGATTATGATCAAGtaccaccacctccacctTTGCCAAGTGAGTCACCTTCACCACCAACTGGAAATAATGATGGCCAACCACTTGTTCAAATGgatgaagaaaatgatgaagaGAGATag
- the uqcrb gene encoding cytochrome bd ubiquinol oxidase, 14 kDa subunit — protein MSILKLLPQSFVSSLQKSSWVEYRKMGLYFADLYNNTEANQEVYRRLPFDVLVQRDRRLRVAIDLSLKKQLLPESEWSDNQKDFEFTEMIEKYTEQVERENDLRRSFRE, from the exons AtgtcaattttaaaattattaccacaATCATTTGTCTCATCTCTTCAAAAATCCTCATGGGTTGAATATAGAAAAATGG gTTTATATTTTGCTGATCTCTACAATAACACTGAAGCCAACCAAGAAGTTTACAGAAGATTACCATTTGATGTTCTCGTTCAAAGAGACAGAAGATTAAGAGTTGCTATCGATTTAAGTTTAAAGAAACAACTTTTACCAG aaTCTGAATGGTCAGATAACCAAAAAGATTTTGAATTCACAGAAATGATTGAAAAATACACTGAACAAGTTGAGAGAGAAAACGATTTAAGAAGATCTTTCAGAGAATAA